One stretch of Camelus bactrianus isolate YW-2024 breed Bactrian camel chromosome 19, ASM4877302v1, whole genome shotgun sequence DNA includes these proteins:
- the DEFB115 gene encoding beta-defensin 115: MLLDHSSPLSGYIQLLFLALAVLVVLAEASPDGWARKCGYGTGRCRKSCKANEKKKEKCGARKVCCIPVVKHKPIESAKKEEMTFWTTTSMTKYPSKTCDETILAATVVRQ, encoded by the exons ATGCTGCTGGATCACTCCTCACCCCTCTCAGGATATATTCAACTCTTGTTCCTGGCCTTAGCTGTCCTTGTGGTCCTGGCTGAGGCTTCCCCAG ATGGATGGGCCAGAAAGTGTGGTTATGGAACTGGCAGATGCAGAAAATCTTGCAAAGCaaatgagaagaagaaagaaaaatgtggggCAAGAAAGGTTTGCTGCATCCCTGTAGTAAAGCATAAACCAATAGAATCTGCCAAGAAAGAAGAGATGACATTTTGGACTACGACAAGTATGACCAAGTATCCATCTAAGACTTGTGATGAGACAATTTTGGCAGCCACTGTAGTGCGTCAGTGA